tctccaccacaacagtggtggaatttccactatagttaaagtattacataccccaattccacaggattgacacaatcctttcacactcaagttctaacctaaatTGACATtagctatgctaatacctaactcttcactcttagtgctaacccaactaagaaaggaatACCTCATAGGTACAAGAAATAAGACACAgacttacctaaagaaatctgaaataactctaggcttttctctcaagtgtttcactcagcctcTTTCCACTCATTGGATTTTATTTGAGACCTCTCTATATGCCTTTTCACtcaaaaattatagaaagataaacattgaaaagtaaattacaatctgtaaaacatgaaggagattgactcttcaacagcctctttgccatgtgataaaccagatttccATGTCTCTTATTTAGTTCTTCATTTTTAgcagaatgcttctttgaaagaaagcactatccaagtagatgaacttcttcagagagctcttcacaaaataaaatctcaatacactggttatctctccttgctttctgaatgaacagAACTCTTCTTTTacctccttgcatgttgctgggttgtgctccctaggtcaacttcttgagcTTTGTGCTACACCAACCCACCAACTCACTTTTTCCCATTAATCCTCATaatagaaactttgcttctgaccttctcttgttgACCGAAAACCATAGGAAAGTAGAAAACATATATCCTCAATGGTAAATCCAGATCTTGGCCATTGAGaagctacttggtccccaagactcacttgtgaccgtagatgcACAGCAGAGAACAACACAAATCATCTTTCCCTTGTATCCTATTTCGGACTTACAGAGTgttgggaagaagagagaaaagtaGTATGCATGCAATAGGAAATGGTTTACTTTTAACCTttgcctaagcttgatttggtttgaatttgCTCAATTGACCTTAAATTTTCTTGCctaaccttctctttctttcttcttctgtgAACAACTTAAGGACTaagctttttctctttctttttctgagTTCTGATTGAGACAAGATAGGTGTACATTGCTTTTAGTGAAGGCACATGGGAAGAGTTTGAATGAGAAAACCAATCGGGCTTGGATTGGGTCTTGATTTGCTTGGCCCGTGTGATTCCTTGCCTAGTTTCCTTTTGGGCTTGTTTAATGATTTGTAGCCCACCagatttatttcttattttccttCCTCTTGGGTTACTGCAATGATGAGTTTTGGCCTGTAACAACAAATAATCAGCCTCATATAATCATAAACAATCAACTTAATTATATACTTTGCccaataaaataatgtttgtcatcatcaattatattagttaatttcttaactcaacaatctcccccttgatgacaaacataattaaacaatgATCAAAAGGGAATGAATTTGAGTATGGTTAAGAAACTTCCCTTCCAATGATGTTGCTTGCTtttgtgttgctccccctttctttttcaagagtagctccccctggatttatgttcttcctttttgttcttttttacaTTATACTTATATAGAGCACAAAAAGAGCTATACATAATGCAATTTGACTAAGGGATACTACATAACCAGCAACACAGATTCAGCCCAGTATTTATCATATCATATCAGCACCAAAATCAAAGCATCAAGATTAATCAAGAGCAAACCAACAACATATGAAAGCAATTTCCAATTTGCATGTCAATACATTCCCTGCAGCAGCACAGTTGCAAAACAGAATTTATATGCTCAAAACTATCAGCAGCAGTAATCAATCAAAATTCATAATTAAAATCTCAAAAAATTTAGTAGCAGCAATAAAGTTCAGCATTCAGCAGCTGCAGCttttactcccccttttgtcatcaagggtggagTTTAAGTAAGATCAATAAAAACAGCACCTTAAATCATGTAAGAAAGTGTTAGAGCACAGTCCAAAATATCAAATTGATTTAAAGTAAGTGCAGCAGTTGTTAAGGTATTATAGTCATCCAGAATTAACAAATATAAGGTCCAAAGTATCAAAGAAGACaatttttatgagacaaaaaaaGGAGCAGATAGCAGCATCTTCATGAGACAATCCTAAGCATCAGAACCGTTTTCCTCTGAATCAACTTTCTCATCAGCATCAATGGCAGGGTATTCATCCTTTTGAAGGTTGTCAACGAACGTTATGAACACAGCCACTCGATCTCTTGATTTTCGGaggaagttctcatgcttgctCGCTAGCCTCCTTTGTTTCTTGCTCATGGAAATCATATGATTTTATTGTGAGACAAACTCCTGGACTACATCTTTGACAACGTTCAGCAGAGCAAATTTTTGTCCAGTGGGATGGAAGTACCCTCGGTGGAAGGAGGAAGAGATTCCTCAGGAATAaagtcatcatcttcatcatccaaGACCACTCTCTCTGAACGAGTAGGtcccttttgctgtttcactgaaccacccccttTTAGATATGAATATCTGTTTTCATAATCCTCATTTGAAAAGTCAACCCCAAAATGCTCAAAAAcacaagttagaaacatgccataaggaagggctttgtctttctcacttctaacagaatcaaacatgtatctaaccaTCAAATAGGCAAAAGAAATTTCTGTTTTTGTGATGAGGGTATACAAAATAAATGTGTCTGTGTAAGAAACCCTatgatatgaaccactttgaggaagtaAGATGTGGTTGACAattcggtgcaactgagcacgtttatatcctagggctttgtgagtgggtgtgatgccatcaattaaggaaacatgttcacaaatatGAGCCAAAGCATCATTGTAAGAAATACCAACTACTTCATTCCACTTAACAGATGTATAACCACAcggcccaacatcagtatacttcaaaGAATCACTGATTGTTTTATCATTTAAAATAATGTCTCTGCCCTTAACATAAGAATGCACACTTCCTTCATGGTATGTCATATTTTcataaaactctttgaccaaCAGAGGATACGCgggcttttttattttaaaaaggtgATTCTAGtctaaaaattccaaatttttaacaaaagaaaaacttttcttttttaaagtaggtaaatcagcaagaaaagaggGACACAGCTTACGGTACTTGATAACTCCTTCATAAAAGTCATTGTTCATGGAAGACCTAAATCTAAATGGATTATAGTCTGAGTGAGATGTCATGAAGCAGGATTTatgagcaaaaggatcaatgtctgGTTTTCTAACTGATTTGAGAGGGAGACGAGGTTTACCTCTTTGTGAACACAATGGAAAAGACCTTGGCTTAGGCTGAGTTGACTCAGGAACAGGTTCTTCAGTAGCAGGACATTTGCCCTTGGATGAGCTAGGTTTTGAAGAGTCGGGTTTTGAAGGCGGTGCCTTTGGTGGTGGCGTCGGCTTGGCAGAGGTTGAAAATCTTGGTGTGTTCTTGGTCCGCGCCATGGGATCAATTCGTGGAGGAGAGGTAGGAGGTAAAGGTGAGGGAGTGAAGGTTTGCTCTCTTGAACGAGTAGAAGGCCTAGGTTTTGCAGGAAGCTTGTGTATCTTTTCTCTAGGAGGCTTTTGTACAacagttttcttcctcatttagGTGGTTTCTGGCTAAGAAGAAAGAGAAGTGATAAAGGTAGTGGAGGAAACCGAAGAGTTTGAGGAGGAGTTATGAAGGGAAGAGAAGGAGTGTTAGTAACCGTACCCAAAATGATTTTctaaaaccatgcaactgcatcaccttcTGATTTGACTTGAAATGACTTGACATCATAAAAGAAAGATTtgaatttatttgaaaataaaatatgaaattaattaaaaatctttTTGAACATAatgacaaaacaaaacaaaaacaaattaaaGCAAACAGcccaacaaaaacaaaaaacaaaacaaatgtAACATTCATATTGGTCCCAGAGGTGGTTTGGATTAAGGAAACACATTGGACCACTCATGTTCAGATTTTTGAGAATGGCCCAGATGAATCTGCATGTGCAACAGGTCCAGAACACGCTGATTGAGGGAAACGTTCTTCATTTGCCCAGAATTTTCTCAtccctgtttatgagacaaaaactccAACAAACATATAAGTAACtttcaaataaagaatcatgGCTTAAAATTCCTAgactagtcctaagcatgcagaatctatcctcagcaagtagttttgtgaaaatatctgctaattgctcctccgatttaacaaattgaatgctaatatcccccttttggacatgttctcttattgagtgaaatttcacttcaatatgtttagtcctagaatgcaaaattggatttttagaaatattaatggcactcatgttgtcacacaacaagggaatattttcagcatttaatttgtaattagcAAGCTATGTTTTTAACAACATAAGCTGAGAACAataagaagaagcagctatatactcagcctctgcagtggataaagccactgttagctgcttcttacttgaccaaacattcaaggactttttaaggaagcaacataagcctgatgtgctccttctatcaactctatcaccggcaaaatctgcatcacaataaccaactgcagaaaaatcatcaatcttaggataccaatgaccaaaattggatgtgccatgaacatatctaatgatcttTTTTACTGCAGAAAGATGAGACTCTTTCAGATTTGATTGGAATCTAGaacacattccaacactttgcacaatatcgggtttagaggaagttaagtacataagagagccaatcattcttctatacctagtctcatcaacatctttctctgTTTCTCCCTTGTCTAATCTTGAATTtgggtgcatgggagttcccatgggtttggcatttttcataccaaatttcttaactagttccttggcatacttctcttgatgaatgaaaataccattttcagtttgtttgatttgtaatccaagaaaaaaattaagttcacccatcatactcatgtcaaattcacttgtcatgagttttccaaattcagtataaagggattcattggctgatccaaaaataatgtcatcaacatatatttggactagaatgaaagaatcattagaattttTGATAAAGAGAGTagtgtctgtggtgcctctttgaaaactatttttcaaaacaaatgtgctaagtctctcataccaagctctaagagcttgtctcaaaccatagagtgcttttgataatttaaaaatatggTTGGAAAACTCTTTATTGTCAAAACCTggtggctgctccacatacacttccctatctatcacaccatttaaaaacacatatttcacatccatttgaaataatttaaatccacaaaacatagcataagctaagagaagtcttatggcttctattcgggcaacaggggcaaaggattcatcaaagtctattcctttttcttggtcatatccttgtgctaccagccttgctttgtttcttgcaatgctaccgtCATCTCCTAGCTTGCTCCAAAAAATCCTCTTGGTTCCGGTCACTTTCCTTCCATTTGGCCTTGGAATCAAAGTCCAAATTTGGTTCTTCTCAAACTCTTGAAGCTCATCTTTCATTGCCTTCACCCAAGAAGGGTCACCAAGGGCTTCCTTAACATTATGACGCTCCATTTGGGAGAGAAGGACTATGTTTGTCCCTTCACTTTCCTTTCTAGTCGAAGACCGAGTTCTAACcccatgagagacgtccccaatgacaaattcctcaggataattcttcaagaatctccattcacaaAGTCTGGTGGACTTAGAGGCAGATTCAGTTACCAAGGGATTCTGGGAACTGGTGGTTTCAgaatttccttcagattcatgagacaaaatggaattgtctcttgaattttcagcaactgcagtttctggttcagcttgACCAGAATTTCTATTTTCATGATTTTGCGCAATTTCATCATCTTTTTAGCTTGATTCCTTGCATCACAGTCTTCCAAAACACTttgtaccaagttagtatcacaaaatgtaacatgtatggactcctcaataatcctagaatcttgatgataaactctatatgctttactagttgtgaaatatcctacaaacaagcagtcatacgcctttggatcaaatttacccaaaTTATCCTTGTTATTAAGAACAAAGCATTTACATCCAAAGATGTATAAGTAGTCCAATTTTGGTGggtaacctttccaaagttcataagggttttcttaaaaaattttcttatgatagttctattcaaaatgtggcaagctgtgttaactgcttcagcccaaaggaattttggaacattgctCTCATAAAGCATAACTCTTGTCatttcttgtatgcttctatttcttctttccacaacaccattttgttgtggtgtccttGGACAAGAAAAGTT
The DNA window shown above is from Arachis ipaensis cultivar K30076 chromosome B08, Araip1.1, whole genome shotgun sequence and carries:
- the LOC110265336 gene encoding extensin-like, with amino-acid sequence MRKKTVVQKPPREKIHKLPAKPRPSTRSREQTFTPSPLPPTSPPRIDPMARTKNTPRFSTSAKPTPPPKAPPSKPDSSKPSSSKGKCPATEEPVPESTQPKPRSFPLCSQRGKPRLPLKSVRKPDIDPFAHKSCFMTSHSDYNPFRFRSSMNNDFYEGVIKYSYLKGGGSVKQQKGPTRSERVVLDDEDDDFIPEESLPPSTEGTSIPLDKNLLC